Proteins encoded within one genomic window of Geotalea daltonii FRC-32:
- a CDS encoding Fic family protein yields the protein MKVSPAQRQLAEALKALKKLQDSGKTVIKTGDLTRLQREALLKNGFLRQIIRGWYMPSRPDEDPGDTTSWYAVAKDFIREYCDDRFGDKWHASPEYSILLHAGNTITPNQVTIYSPKATNGVIQLPAGCSILDYRKNEEWPEQRKQIIGGIRVMPLTLALIRVSEAFFKNFPRDAQIALHQLDPSELFGDLLEGGHSSIAGRLAGALRVIGREESGEELINTLRAAGYTVAETNPFSVVTPELKFERAQSPYVLRIRLMWKEMRDTVLTTFPKEPGPPASIEKFMENLEIIYKNDAYHSLSIEGYRVSDDLILRVANGDWRPEVNASDSEAKNAMAARGYWLAHNEVKETIRKIFSGVNPGEAYRVDHATWYRKLWEPSVTAGLLRPADLAGYRNYPVYIKNAAHVPPSKEAVREMMPELCDLLKSEASAAVRAVLGHFIFVYIHPYMDGNGRLGRFLMNVMFASGGFPWTVLNVERRKEYMTALDAATSRGDLKPFAQFIYESMTESANLPGLKR from the coding sequence GTGAAAGTAAGTCCTGCACAACGACAACTCGCTGAAGCGCTTAAGGCGTTAAAGAAGCTGCAAGATTCGGGCAAAACTGTCATCAAAACAGGTGATTTAACGCGGTTGCAACGGGAAGCACTCCTCAAAAACGGTTTCTTGAGGCAGATAATTAGAGGGTGGTATATGCCTTCTCGTCCGGATGAAGATCCGGGAGATACAACATCATGGTATGCAGTTGCGAAAGACTTCATCAGGGAGTACTGCGATGACCGATTTGGAGATAAATGGCATGCTTCCCCTGAATACTCAATATTGTTACACGCAGGAAATACCATAACTCCCAATCAGGTAACCATTTATTCGCCTAAAGCCACCAATGGCGTGATCCAGTTACCAGCAGGATGTTCGATACTTGATTACCGTAAAAACGAGGAATGGCCTGAGCAGAGGAAGCAGATAATTGGCGGCATTCGTGTAATGCCACTTACCCTCGCACTCATCCGTGTATCTGAAGCGTTTTTTAAAAATTTCCCACGGGATGCCCAAATCGCTCTACATCAGCTTGACCCATCGGAGCTATTTGGTGATCTTTTGGAGGGGGGACATAGCTCTATAGCCGGCCGTCTCGCAGGAGCTCTCCGCGTAATAGGGAGAGAAGAATCAGGAGAAGAGCTAATAAATACATTACGTGCTGCAGGATATACAGTTGCAGAAACCAACCCATTTTCAGTTGTCACTCCTGAGCTGAAGTTTGAAAGAGCTCAATCTCCCTATGTGCTTCGAATACGCTTAATGTGGAAAGAAATGCGCGATACTGTTTTAACCACTTTCCCTAAAGAGCCAGGCCCTCCTGCAAGCATCGAGAAGTTCATGGAAAATCTAGAGATCATATATAAGAATGATGCGTATCATTCACTCTCCATCGAAGGGTATCGCGTCTCCGATGACCTTATACTTCGGGTTGCAAATGGCGACTGGAGACCTGAGGTCAATGCCTCCGATTCGGAAGCTAAAAACGCTATGGCTGCTCGGGGATACTGGCTTGCGCACAATGAGGTCAAAGAAACAATAAGAAAAATATTTTCTGGTGTTAATCCAGGTGAAGCCTACCGGGTGGATCACGCCACATGGTATCGAAAGCTATGGGAACCCAGTGTCACAGCCGGGTTACTTCGGCCGGCGGATTTGGCAGGATATAGAAATTATCCGGTTTATATAAAGAATGCGGCGCATGTACCTCCTTCCAAAGAAGCTGTGCGGGAGATGATGCCCGAACTTTGCGACCTGCTGAAATCTGAAGCAAGTGCCGCGGTTCGTGCAGTTCTAGGTCACTTTATTTTCGTTTATATCCATCCTTACATGGACGGAAATGGTAGGCTTGGCCGGTTCTTGATGAATGTGATGTTTGCATCCGGAGGCTTCCCATGGACAGTACTAAATGTGGAAAGACGAAAGGAATATATGACTGCTCTCGATGCAGCTACTTCTCGTGGTGATTTAAAACCGTTCGCCCAGTTCATCTACGAATCAATGACGGAAAGTGCCAATCTGCCTGGGTTGAAGAGATAG